GGCGAGTTCGTGCTCGCGGCCCAAACCGGCGAGCAGCGCGATGGTGATGAGGTGGCGGGTGCGGTCGTCGAGTCCGGGGCGTGACCACACGCCGTCCCATGCGACTTTGGTGATGAAATCCTGGAAGGGCGCGTCGAAGTCCGTGGTCGCGGCGATGGCGCGATTGACGTGAGCGTCGCCGAGAATGCGGCGGCGGGTGGACTCGCCGGGGCGGGGCGAGGAGGCGGAATCAGGTTGGGGGTCGGGCACGGGGAGGGTAGGACTGGAGGTAACCCGCGGCCGGCGACCCGAGACCACGGCCTTGACGGTTTACCCGTTTACTAAAATCGGGGGGCCGGCCGACCGAGGGGATGGTGGCACTTCCGACGCACCATGCCGCGGGCGAGGGGATGGAGACCGCGGGCGGACGGCAAAATGTCGATTGACACGGGTGATGCGCCGGTGCGTCTAAGAGCACCATGCCCCCCGCCCGCAAGAA
This portion of the Actomonas aquatica genome encodes:
- the pcaC gene encoding 4-carboxymuconolactone decarboxylase, which encodes MPDPQPDSASSPRPGESTRRRILGDAHVNRAIAATTDFDAPFQDFITKVAWDGVWSRPGLDDRTRHLITIALLAGLGREHELALHLRSIQNTGTSPEDVREALLHVAVYAGVPAANHAMSLAKSIFASLPPSTASDA